A single Brassica rapa cultivar Chiifu-401-42 chromosome A04, CAAS_Brap_v3.01, whole genome shotgun sequence DNA region contains:
- the LOC103863166 gene encoding glucan endo-1,3-beta-glucosidase, with protein MAKAPPSISLLLLLSAAVFLALPAVISAIGVNYGTLGNLPPPNEVANFLKTQTSIDSVKIFNVDPNILRAFAGTGISVVVTVPNGDIPALANGRQARRWVSANILPFHPQTKIKYISVGNEILLTGDNNMISNLLPAMRNLNKALVRAGVRDVKVTTAHSLNIIAYDLNGAPSSGRFRPGWDKGVLAPILAYHRRTKSPFMINPYPYFGFDPKNVNFAIFRSPYKAVRDPFTHKIYTNMYDALMDSTYSAMKALGYGDVNIVVGETGWPSACDAPWCSLENAAWFNKNIIKRSQRQGTPLMPNRRFETYIFGLFNEEGKPGPTAERNWGLFHSDFSPVYDVGLLRNGQGGGGRRPAPALPAPTGGKWCVAKWGASDAQLQGNIDWVCSQGGIDCKPIQAGGSCFNPNSVRTHASFVMNAYFQRNGRTDGSCNFSGTGVVVGNNPSNGACRY; from the exons atggCCAAAGCGCCACCGTCAAtatctctcctcctcctcctctccgcCGCCGTATTTCTCGCTCTCCCGGCCGTGATCTCTGCCATAGGCGTCAACTACGGCACTCTCGGAAACCTCCCACCACCTAATGAGGTGGCAAATTTCCTCAAAACTCAGACTTCTATCGACAGCGTCAAGATCTTCAATGTGGATCCCAATATCCTCCGTGCCTTCGCCGGTACCGGAATCTCCGTCGTCGTTACCGTCCCTAACGGTGATATTCCGGCGTTAGCTAACGGAAGACAAGCTCGTCGATGGGTCTCGGCCAATATTTTGCCGTTTCATCCTCAGACGAAGATCAAGTATATCTCTGTCGGAAATGAGATTCTGCTCACCGGAGATAACAACATGATCTCGAATTTATTACCGGCGATGAGGAATCTTAACAAAGCTTTGGTTCGCGCTGGTGTCAGAGACGTTAAG GTGACAACCGCACACTCACTTAACATCATAGCCTATGACCTGAACGGTGCACCAAGCAGTGGTCGCTTCAGACCTGGCTGGGACAAAGGCGTATTGGCTCCAATCCTAGCTTACCATCGCCGAACCAAGTCTCCTTTCATGATCAACCCTTACCCTTACTTCGGTTTCGACCCCAAAAACGTCAACTTCGCCATCTTCCGTTCACCGTACAAGGCGGTCCGTGACCCGTTCACCCACAAAATCTACACAAACATGTACGATGCTCTCATGGACTCGACTTACTCAGCCATGAAAGCTCTTGGCTACGGTGATGTTAACATCGTCGTCGGTGAGACTGGCTGGCCGTCTGCCTGCGATGCGCCTTGGTGCTCTCTTGAAAACGCGGCTTGGTTCAACAAAAACATTATCAAACGTTCACAACGACAAGGAACGCCTCTCATGCCTAATAGACGGTTTGAGACTTACATTTTCGGTTTGTTTAACGAAGAAGGCAAGCCCGGTCCAACCGCGGAGAGGAACTGGGGGCTTTTCCATTCAGATTTCTCTCCGGTTTACGACGTTGGTCTCCTCAGAAACGGACAAGGTGGTGGCGGCCGTCGTCCAGCACCAGCATTGCCTGCTCCCACCGGTGGTAAATGGTGTGTGGCCAAGTGGGGAGCTAGTGATGCGCAGTTGCAAGGGAATATTGATTGGGTGTGTAGTCAGGGAGGCATTGATTGTAAACCAATCCAAGCCGGTGGTTCGTGCTTTAACCCGAACAGCGTGAGGACGCATGCGTCTTTTGTGATGAACGCTTATTTCCAGAGAAACGGTCGCACTGATGGGTCGTGTAATTTCAGCGGAACTGGTGTGGTCGTAGGAAACAACCCAAGCAATGGTGCTTGTAGATACTAA
- the LOC117133734 gene encoding uncharacterized protein LOC117133734, with amino-acid sequence MLLFFRSSLPRRPNTEYHHYSSTSVVSTSFTCLWNTCSSKVSVIVEHLYYKSCSSKVSTKMMNNEDLLNSGGQSSTSASQTALVKQWADITREVNEMMKWLDWN; translated from the exons ATGTTGCTCTTTTTCAGATCTTCACTACCAAGGAGACCAAACACTGAGTATCACCACTACTCTTCCACCAGCGTT GTATCAACATCCTTTACGTGTTTGTGGAACACTTGTAGCAGCAAG GTATCAGTGATTGTGGAACACTTGTACTACAAGTCTTGTAGCAGCAAGGTGTCAACAAAGATGATGAATAATGAAGATCTTCTAAACAGTGGTGGCCAATCATCCACAAGTGCATCACAAACGGCTCTA GTGAAACAATGGGCAGACATAACAAGAGAAGTGAACGAAATGATGAAGTGGCTCGATTGGAATTAG